A window from Temnothorax longispinosus isolate EJ_2023e chromosome 1, Tlon_JGU_v1, whole genome shotgun sequence encodes these proteins:
- the LOC139809924 gene encoding uncharacterized protein, with protein sequence MIEKQILVARIAFTRAFNAFTKNLESDCSREEKIAAFQFLEIKMTELDTVHSAYSQWLFQSKTYRYLEAAVIYRELEPDDVCKTQYLTAKMKIAKVTTSMPENASRTVSTSATKTSKFPKMELPKFSGNIKDWLPFWSQFKEINDDASISNEDKMQYLQQALVSRANELVKSFPPTGENYEKAIMSLKNRFGRDYIIVEFYVRELLGLVLQNALKGNKKSSLASIYDKVECCIRALETLGVTTDKCAAMLYPLVESSFPEEVLRAWQRSGQREAIGDNGQRETTDRLEKLLKFLQIEVENEKRINMATGSRLSTD encoded by the coding sequence ATGATTGAGAAACAGATACTCGTTGCCCGTATTGCCTTTACAAGGGCATTTAAcgcttttacaaaaaatttggaaagcGACTGttcgagagaagagaagatAGCGGCATTCCAGTTCTTGGAAATAAAGATGACGGAATTAGATACAGTACATTCCGCATATAGTCAATGGCTTTTCCAATCAAAGACATATAGATATCTAGAGGCTGCTGTAATCTATAGAGAATTGGAACCGGACGACGTGTGTAAGACACAGTATTTAACGGCGAAGATGAAGATAGCAAAAGTGACGACATCGATGCCGGAAAACGCGTCGAGAACGGTTTCAACGAGCGCTACGAAGACATCGAAGTTTCCGAAAATGGAATTACCGAAATTCAGCGGTAATATTAAGGACTGGCTTCCCTTTTGGAGTCAATTTAAGGAGATAAATGACGATGCTTCGATCAGCAATGAAGACAAGATGCAATATCTGCAGCAAGCTCTGGTTTCGCGCGCGAACGAGCTCGTGAAAAGTTTCCCGCCTACAGGAGAAAACTACGAGAAGGCGATCATGAGCTTGAAAAATCGTTTCGGACGAGACTATATTATTGTGGAATTCTACGTGCGCGAACTTCTCGGTCTCGTGTTGCAGAACGCCTTGAAGGGAAACAAGAAATCGTCTCTCGCAAGCATTTATGATAAAGTCGAATGCTGTATTCGTGCGTTGGAGACGTTGGGCGTGACGACGGATAAATGTGCCGCCATGCTCTATCCTCTCGTCGAGTCGTCTTTCCCGGAAGAGGTTCTTCGAGCGTGGCAACGCAGCGGACAACGGGAAGCGATAGGAGACAACGGACAGCGTGAAACTACCGATCGACTCGAAAAACTTCTTAAATTCCTGCAGATAGAGGTGGAAAACGAGAAGCGCATCAACATGGCGACAGGCTCCAGGTTATCGACGGACTAA